The Tessaracoccus flavus genome includes the window GGACGCAGGGTGCGCCGATTCACGACAAGCACATCGAGATCATCATCCGCCAGATGCTGCGCCGCGTGACGGTCATCGACTCGGGCGACACGATGATGATGCCCGGTGAGCTCGTCGACCGTGGATCCTACGAGGCGGCCAACCGTCAGGCGCTCTCCGAGGGCGGCAAGCCCGCTGAGGGTCGCCCGGTGCTCATGGGCATCACCAAGGCGTCGCTCGCGACGGAGTCGTGGCTGTCGGCGGCCTCCTTCCAGGAGACCACCAAGGTGCTCACCGACGCGGCGATCCAGGGCAAGACGGACACGCTGCAGGGCCTCAAGGAGAACGTCATCCTCGGCAAGCTGATCCCGGCCGGCACCGGCCTGGAGCGGTACCGCAACATCCGTGTGGAGCCGACGGAGGAAGCCCGCGCTTCTGCGTTCACGATGAGCTACGACCCGTACGACTACTCGTTCGGTTCCGATGTGGTCGGCCCCGCCGTCCCGCTCGACGAAATGGACTTCGGCGAGATCCGCTGATCCTGAGCTGAGAAGGCCCCGAGACCGCACGGTCTCGGGGCCTTTCTCATTGCCTGAGCCTGGATGCGGGCGCTGAGGGGAGCCCTCCGCGAGTCAGGAGCCGAAGGGTCGCCAACCGTCGGATCGGAACGCCAACGGCGTCAGGACGCGCCAACGCGAAAACGGAAACGCCAACCGGAAGCTGGAAACGCCAACCCGTAGCTGGAAACGCCAACGGACATGACTGTTCGCCAGCGAGACCCATCGACGCCCGTGAGATATCGGGGGCGTCGCTGGGTCTCGCGGGCGTCACGAGATGTCGGTTGGCGTTGGCCTGGGCCTGTTGGCGTTCGGCTGGGCCTGTTGGCGTTCGGCTGTGCCTGTTGGCGTTCGGCTGTGCCCGTTGGCGTTGGCCCTGCCGGTCGCCGACACTCGGGTGGGCCGTGGCGGGCGAACCTCGGGAACAGAGAAGGCGGGCGGCCCCAGTGGGACCGCCCGCCTCCGCGTGCGCGCTTGGGTTACTTCTTGGAGACCGCGCGGCGCTTGTTGACCAGGTCGAAGGCGACTGCCAGCAGCAGCACCAGGCCCTTGACGATCTGCTGGGTCGGGGTATCGATACCCAGCAGCTGCATACCGTTGGTCATGACGGCCATGATGGTGCCACCGATGATGGCGCCGACCACGCGACCGACACCGCCGGTGACAGCCGCCCCACCGATGAAGCAGGCGGCGATCGCATCGAGCTCGACGGCGTTACCGGCCGCGGGCTGGGCGCCGTTGGCTCGCGACGAGTAGATGATGCCGGCGATCGCCGACAGCAGCCCCATGTTGACGTAGACGAGCATGATCGTCCGCTTGACGTTGACGCCGGAGAGACGCGCTGCGTGGATGTTGCCACCGATGGCGTAGGTGTGACGTCCGTAGACCGTGTTCTGGGCGACGAAGGCATAGATGATGACCAGCGCGCCGAGGATGAACAGCACGATGGGCATGCCGCGGCTCACCGACAGCTGGTAGGCGAAGAACATCACGGCCGCGGCGACGGCGACGAACTTCAGCAGCATCACGGTCATGCTCTCGACGGGCTGCTCGTAGCGGACGCGGGCAGCGCGCGTGCGGAGGGCCCCGACGATGAAGCCTGCGACGGCGAGGGCACCCACGAGCAGCGTGAAGATGTCAGCGTCGCCTATCTTCCCGAACAGCCCGTTGATGAAGCCCGTCGCGATCTGCTTGTACTCCTCCGACATGGGCGACAGGGAGATGGAGCCGAGCACCATGAACGTCGCGCCGCGGAACAGCAGCATGGAGGCCAGGGTCACGATGAAGCCGGGGATCCCGACGTAGGCGACCCAGAAACCGTGCCAGATGCCGATGAGGAGGCCGACCCCGAGACCGGCGAGCACAGCGACCCACCAGGACTGGCCCATCTTGATGACGAGCGTCGCGGCGATAGCGCCGACGAGCGCGATGACCGACCCGACGGACAGGTCGATGTGACCCACCACGATGACGAACAGCATGCCGATGGCGAGCACCAGGATGTAGGAGTACTGGAGCACCAGGTTCGTGACGTTGGGCGGGCTGAGCAGCAGGCCACCGGTCCAGATCTGGAAGAGGATGACGATGGCCACCAGGGCGAGGAAGATGCCGCTCTGACGGAGATTCACCGCCCCCAGCATGTTTTTGACGCTAGCCATCTCAGGCAGCCTCCCTTTCCTTGGTCATAAGTGTCATGAGGTTTTCCTGGGTCGCGTCTGCGCGATCCAGCACGCCCGTGATCCGGCCGAAAGCCAGTGTGTAGATCCGGTCGCAGATGCCGAGCAGCTCAGGCAACTCGGACGAGATCACGATGACGCCCTTGCCCGCGTCGGCGAGTTGGTTGATGATCGTGTAGATCTCGTACTTGGCGCCGACGTCGATGCCTCGCGTCGGCTCGTCGAGGATGAGCACCTCTGGCTCGGTCATCATCCACTTCGAGAGCACGACCTTCTGCTGGTTGCCACCAGACAGCTGGC containing:
- the mmsB gene encoding multiple monosaccharide ABC transporter permease yields the protein MASVKNMLGAVNLRQSGIFLALVAIVILFQIWTGGLLLSPPNVTNLVLQYSYILVLAIGMLFVIVVGHIDLSVGSVIALVGAIAATLVIKMGQSWWVAVLAGLGVGLLIGIWHGFWVAYVGIPGFIVTLASMLLFRGATFMVLGSISLSPMSEEYKQIATGFINGLFGKIGDADIFTLLVGALAVAGFIVGALRTRAARVRYEQPVESMTVMLLKFVAVAAAVMFFAYQLSVSRGMPIVLFILGALVIIYAFVAQNTVYGRHTYAIGGNIHAARLSGVNVKRTIMLVYVNMGLLSAIAGIIYSSRANGAQPAAGNAVELDAIAACFIGGAAVTGGVGRVVGAIIGGTIMAVMTNGMQLLGIDTPTQQIVKGLVLLLAVAFDLVNKRRAVSKK